The nucleotide sequence GTAAGGCCATTCAATCTTAGCATCTTTAGAGAGTACAGAACGTTGATATTAAAATTGTTTGGAGCTAAAATTGGTAAGAATGCACATATTTATGCAAGCGCTAGAATTTGGGCTCCCTGGAATTTAGAAATTGGTGAACATTCTATATTGGGGCCTAAGGTAGATTGTTACAATCAAGGAAAGATTATCATTGGAGATCATACCGTAATTTCACAAAAAAGTTACCTCTGTGCGTCTTCCCATGATTATAAGATCTATAATTTTCCCTTAATTTTGAAACCTATTACTATTGAGGACCAGGTTTGGATAGCTGCAGATGCATTTATAGGTCCTGGAGTTAAAATAAGTCAGGGAAGTGTTATTGCTGCAAGATCTTCAGTATTTACAAATATAGATCCATGGGTAGTTGCAGGTGGTAATCCTGCAAATTATATAAAAGACAGGGTCATGAAAATTTAAAAATTTTTAGAAATAGTATTCAGCAGTGTAAGGTAATTAGTACATTTTTATATAAATGATTAAAAACCATTTAAACATATAATTATTTTAATAAAAGTGACCTATAAATTTTGATTTAAAGTTAAATATATGTTATATTTATAATAAGTCTGAAAAGTTTTATTAAGATCAGATTTAATCCTCCCCTCAGTATTTTTATACGTTCAATTACTCCAAAATTAAGTTCCCAAATAGTTGTCCCTTATAATTCATAGTTTTCATGGCAGTCCTATTTTATGGATTGTAATAGCTAGAATTGGTGCTTATTGCCTACTTACATAGAAGAGAAGTTCTGTTTAGCTTTAAGCTTAATCAGAAATAA is from Gillisia sp. Hel1_33_143 and encodes:
- a CDS encoding putative colanic acid biosynthesis acetyltransferase, with the protein product MKEALVVNLAAYDFSFSISNKLCRLLWNCTYWIFVRPFNLSIFREYRTLILKLFGAKIGKNAHIYASARIWAPWNLEIGEHSILGPKVDCYNQGKIIIGDHTVISQKSYLCASSHDYKIYNFPLILKPITIEDQVWIAADAFIGPGVKISQGSVIAARSSVFTNIDPWVVAGGNPANYIKDRVMKI